Proteins from one Halovivax limisalsi genomic window:
- a CDS encoding YihY/virulence factor BrkB family protein, with the protein MTDRVSVRSVLRETLSIARSRQLTLIAAGVAFYAFLSLVPIALLVIGVATSLGGDEFVRQLSLSVSDFLTPGAQQLLREALVEETGRRGATVVGAVGIIWGSSRVFRGLDRAFALVYETGLDRSLFDSFWDAAVVAGAITTGLVLVGVLEVVLLWTPLPVSGWLGSAFVLPALIVAFLPLYVVFPDADVSVRAALPGTVLAAVGWLVLSRSFAIYATVAAGSAIYGALGGVLLVLVWLYLGAIVVVFGATLNAVLAGAESDRQLQSPGYRQIDRAAMTEDATDRDDATRTPESPPDSDAAGPAIDGDRAGPTDGTDESRARPSEGAASARASRQSDRTRDRGDDPAVLREEIEQLRAELADLEAGVDERTVEREALEADLKRYVRRRVRRGHAHGWGPYLVLLYGTAMTIAAYYFLTSGAAILAMFVIWTSTLGVYLLMVIFGTAISALGLPGRLRDRIGEWRS; encoded by the coding sequence GTGACCGATCGGGTGTCGGTGCGCTCGGTGCTTCGGGAGACCCTCTCGATCGCCCGGTCGCGACAGCTGACGTTGATCGCCGCCGGCGTCGCGTTTTACGCCTTCCTCTCGCTGGTGCCGATCGCGTTGCTGGTGATCGGGGTCGCGACGAGCCTCGGCGGGGACGAGTTCGTCAGGCAACTGTCCCTGAGCGTCTCGGACTTTCTGACGCCCGGCGCCCAGCAGTTGCTCCGGGAGGCCCTCGTCGAGGAGACGGGCCGCCGCGGGGCGACCGTCGTGGGGGCGGTCGGGATCATCTGGGGATCGAGTCGCGTGTTTCGGGGTCTCGACCGCGCGTTCGCACTCGTCTACGAAACCGGGCTGGACCGATCGTTGTTCGACTCGTTCTGGGACGCCGCCGTCGTCGCGGGCGCCATCACGACTGGGTTGGTTCTCGTGGGGGTGCTCGAAGTCGTCCTGCTCTGGACGCCGCTCCCGGTCAGCGGCTGGCTCGGCTCGGCGTTCGTCCTGCCGGCCCTCATCGTGGCGTTCCTTCCGCTCTACGTCGTGTTTCCGGACGCGGACGTCTCGGTTCGCGCGGCGCTCCCTGGGACCGTCCTGGCCGCCGTGGGCTGGTTGGTCCTGAGTCGGTCGTTCGCGATCTACGCGACCGTGGCCGCGGGCTCGGCCATCTACGGCGCGCTCGGTGGCGTCCTGCTCGTGCTCGTCTGGCTCTACCTCGGCGCGATCGTCGTCGTCTTCGGCGCCACGCTCAACGCGGTTCTCGCCGGTGCCGAATCGGATCGGCAGCTACAAAGTCCCGGCTATCGACAGATCGACCGTGCAGCGATGACCGAGGACGCCACGGATCGCGACGACGCGACGCGGACTCCCGAATCACCGCCCGACAGCGACGCGGCCGGGCCTGCGATCGACGGCGATCGGGCCGGGCCGACCGACGGCACCGACGAGTCTCGCGCGAGGCCGTCCGAGGGCGCCGCCTCCGCTCGCGCCTCGCGCCAGTCGGACCGGACGCGCGATCGCGGCGACGATCCGGCCGTCCTCCGCGAGGAGATCGAACAGCTCCGGGCCGAACTCGCGGACCTCGAGGCCGGCGTCGACGAACGGACGGTCGAGAGGGAGGCGCTCGAAGCCGACCTCAAGCGCTACGTCCGCCGGCGGGTCCGCCGCGGTCACGCCCACGGCTGGGGTCCCTACCTCGTCTTACTGTACGGCACGGCGATGACGATCGCCGCCTACTACTTCCTTACCTCGGGGGCGGCCATCCTCGCCATGTTCGTCATCTGGACCTCGACGCTCGGCGTCTACCTCCTGATGGTCATCTTCGGGACCGCGATTTCGGCGCTCGGCCTGCCCGGGCGCCTGCGCGATCGGATCGGCGAGTGGCGCTCCTAG
- the glnA gene encoding type I glutamate--ammonia ligase, with the protein MTTGNLTTTEESVLETIEDEEIDFLRLQFTDILGVVKNVSVPARQAEKAFREGIYFDGSSIEGFVRIQESDMRLIPDPETFAVLPWRTNEQGAAARMICDVVDTSTGEPFAGDPRTVLKSALDRASELGYTVNAAPEPEFFLFEEDEDGRATTKTNDAGGYFDVAPKDLASDVRRDIIYGLENMGFEIEASHHEVAEGQHEINFEYDDALATADNVATFRTVVRAIAAQHDLHATFMPKPIPRINGSGMHTHLSLFTEDGENAFHDGDDEFDLSETAHSFLAGILEHAPAITAVSNPTVNSYKRLVPGYEAPVYVAWSDRNRSALIRKPAARVPAASRIEARFPDPSCNPYLAFAALIHAGLDGIERGLEAPDPVRENIYEFDEQKREEYGIDTLPSNLGEAVDALEDDAVIKGALGEHVSEKFVEAKRQEFEDYLVDVSQWELDRYLETF; encoded by the coding sequence ATGACAACCGGCAATCTGACAACGACGGAAGAATCGGTGCTCGAAACGATCGAAGACGAAGAAATCGACTTCCTCCGACTGCAGTTTACCGACATTCTCGGCGTCGTAAAGAACGTCTCGGTCCCCGCCCGCCAGGCGGAGAAGGCGTTCCGCGAGGGGATCTACTTCGACGGCTCGTCGATCGAGGGCTTCGTGCGCATCCAGGAGTCCGACATGCGCCTGATCCCCGACCCCGAGACGTTCGCCGTCCTCCCGTGGCGGACGAACGAACAGGGCGCCGCGGCCCGCATGATCTGCGACGTCGTCGACACGTCGACCGGCGAGCCCTTCGCCGGTGATCCGCGGACGGTCCTCAAGAGCGCGCTCGACCGCGCGAGCGAACTGGGTTACACCGTCAACGCCGCGCCCGAACCCGAGTTCTTCCTCTTCGAGGAGGACGAGGACGGCCGCGCGACGACGAAGACGAACGACGCGGGCGGCTACTTCGACGTCGCGCCGAAGGACCTCGCGAGCGACGTCCGCCGGGACATCATCTACGGCCTCGAGAACATGGGCTTCGAGATCGAGGCCAGCCACCACGAGGTCGCGGAGGGCCAGCACGAGATCAACTTCGAGTACGACGACGCCCTCGCGACCGCGGACAACGTCGCCACGTTCCGCACCGTCGTCCGCGCCATCGCCGCCCAGCACGACCTCCACGCGACCTTCATGCCGAAACCGATCCCGCGGATCAACGGTTCGGGCATGCACACGCACCTCTCGCTGTTCACCGAGGACGGCGAGAACGCCTTCCACGACGGCGACGACGAGTTCGACCTCTCCGAGACGGCCCACTCGTTCCTCGCCGGCATCCTCGAACACGCGCCGGCGATCACGGCCGTCTCGAACCCGACGGTCAACAGCTACAAGCGCCTGGTGCCGGGCTACGAGGCGCCGGTCTACGTCGCCTGGTCCGATCGCAACCGCTCGGCGCTGATCCGCAAACCCGCCGCGCGCGTCCCCGCCGCCTCGCGCATCGAGGCCCGCTTCCCCGACCCGTCGTGTAACCCCTACCTCGCGTTCGCCGCGCTGATTCACGCCGGCCTCGACGGCATCGAGCGCGGCCTCGAGGCCCCCGACCCCGTTCGCGAGAACATCTACGAGTTCGACGAGCAAAAGCGCGAAGAGTACGGCATCGACACGCTTCCGTCGAACCTCGGCGAGGCGGTCGACGCGCTCGAGGACGACGCGGTCATCAAAGGCGCGCTCGGCGAACACGTCAGCGAGAAGTTCGTCGAGGCAAAGCGCCAGGAGTTCGAGGACTACCTCGTCGACGTCTCGCAGTGGGAACTCGATCGCTACCTCGAGACGTTCTAG
- the lrp gene encoding HTH-type transcriptional regulator Lrp — protein MTYENLDSKLVNALLGDGRASLRSLAEDLDVSVTTVSNHLADLEDAGVIDGYTPRVDYGELGYDVTAVIQLKVEGDALPDITDRLREHRQMISVYEVTGDYDVTAVGKFKDTDGMNEQIKTLLTDPDIKESNTSVVLNAVTENEQFDLET, from the coding sequence ATGACGTACGAAAATCTCGACTCGAAGTTGGTGAATGCGCTACTGGGCGACGGGCGGGCCAGCCTGCGGAGCCTCGCGGAGGACCTCGACGTCTCGGTGACGACCGTCTCGAACCACCTCGCCGACCTGGAGGACGCCGGCGTCATCGACGGCTACACCCCGCGCGTGGACTACGGCGAGCTCGGCTACGACGTCACCGCGGTGATCCAGCTCAAGGTGGAGGGCGACGCGCTCCCGGACATCACCGACCGGCTGCGCGAGCACCGCCAGATGATCTCCGTCTACGAGGTCACCGGCGACTACGACGTCACCGCCGTCGGCAAGTTCAAGGACACCGACGGGATGAACGAACAGATCAAGACCTTGCTCACCGATCCCGACATCAAGGAGTCGAACACGAGCGTCGTCCTCAACGCCGTCACCGAGAACGAGCAGTTCGATCTCGAAACCTGA
- a CDS encoding Rid family detoxifying hydrolase, translated as MKRVISTDEAPAAVGAYSQATTNGSILFTAGQIPLTPDGDLLDDEPVAVQTEQALDNVVAILKEKGATPADVLKTTVFLADIDDFEEMNETYATYFDEDPPARSAVEVANLPKGAAVEIEAIANLE; from the coding sequence ATGAAGCGCGTAATCAGCACGGACGAGGCGCCGGCGGCGGTCGGCGCGTACAGCCAGGCGACGACGAACGGCTCGATCCTCTTCACCGCGGGCCAGATCCCGCTGACGCCCGACGGCGACCTGCTCGACGACGAACCCGTTGCCGTCCAGACCGAGCAGGCGCTCGACAACGTCGTCGCAATCTTGAAGGAGAAGGGCGCGACGCCCGCGGACGTCCTCAAGACGACGGTCTTCCTCGCCGACATCGACGATTTCGAGGAGATGAACGAGACGTACGCGACCTACTTCGACGAGGACCCGCCGGCCCGTAGCGCGGTCGAGGTCGCGAACCTCCCCAAGGGTGCCGCCGTCGAGATCGAGGCGATCGCGAACCTCGAATAA
- a CDS encoding DUF302 domain-containing protein, translated as MSTPQTPAPTVEEALFTTLDLPFEDAVMHVQLEHEFQGFETVALTRLDEFVAGVLEEEIRKTALIVVCHAEIAKEALEIDPQLAGLLPCTTVVYEDDDGEVCVYHASTTKAIRDLGCAPGDCEPQVEALVEMTGEVMTEVWANIEAHADDAAAV; from the coding sequence ATGTCCACACCACAGACGCCTGCGCCCACCGTCGAGGAGGCGCTCTTCACGACGCTCGATCTGCCGTTCGAGGACGCGGTCATGCACGTCCAGCTCGAACACGAGTTCCAGGGGTTCGAGACGGTCGCCCTGACGCGTCTCGACGAGTTCGTCGCGGGCGTCCTCGAGGAGGAGATCAGGAAGACGGCGCTCATCGTCGTCTGTCACGCCGAGATCGCGAAGGAAGCCCTCGAGATCGATCCGCAGCTCGCCGGCTTGCTCCCCTGTACGACCGTCGTCTACGAGGACGACGACGGAGAGGTCTGCGTCTATCACGCCTCGACGACGAAGGCGATCCGGGATCTCGGCTGTGCGCCCGGCGACTGCGAACCACAAGTCGAGGCCCTCGTCGAGATGACGGGCGAGGTCATGACCGAGGTCTGGGCGAACATCGAGGCCCACGCCGACGACGCGGCGGCGGTCTGA
- a CDS encoding SOS response-associated peptidase, whose amino-acid sequence MCGRYSLFTPPADLEDRFDARFERAFTPTYNAAPSQSVAVVPDEAPETIRQFEWGFSPPWGDGDRLINARAESLSETRAFRSAYEGRPTTAGGADELAAAPASGRCLVLADGFYEWVPTETGNQPYRIAFEDDRPFAMAGLWERREPPSADEQAGLDAFGGGIDEPTDDPGPCETVTIVTMAPNELVAELHDRMPAILSPGAERRWLRAEDPTADLEPHPAESMTAYPVSTAVNSPAADDPSLVEPVDA is encoded by the coding sequence ATGTGCGGGCGATACTCGTTGTTCACGCCGCCGGCGGATCTGGAGGACCGCTTCGACGCGCGCTTCGAGCGAGCGTTCACCCCGACGTACAACGCGGCGCCGAGCCAGTCGGTGGCGGTCGTTCCGGACGAGGCGCCGGAGACGATTCGCCAGTTCGAGTGGGGGTTTTCGCCGCCGTGGGGAGACGGCGACCGGTTGATCAACGCCCGCGCCGAATCGCTCTCCGAGACGCGAGCGTTTCGCTCGGCGTACGAAGGCCGGCCGACCACAGCTGGTGGAGCCGACGAACTGGCAGCGGCTCCGGCGTCGGGGCGGTGTCTCGTGTTGGCGGACGGCTTCTACGAGTGGGTGCCGACGGAGACCGGGAACCAGCCGTACCGGATCGCGTTCGAGGACGACCGCCCGTTCGCGATGGCCGGGCTGTGGGAGCGACGCGAGCCCCCGTCGGCCGACGAGCAGGCAGGCCTCGACGCGTTCGGCGGCGGCATCGACGAGCCGACGGACGATCCCGGGCCCTGCGAAACGGTGACGATCGTGACGATGGCGCCGAACGAACTGGTCGCGGAGTTACACGACCGCATGCCGGCGATTCTTTCCCCCGGCGCCGAACGGCGGTGGTTGCGCGCCGAGGATCCGACGGCCGATCTCGAACCGCACCCGGCCGAGTCGATGACCGCCTATCCGGTCTCGACGGCCGTCAACAGCCCGGCCGCAGACGATCCGTCGCTCGTCGAACCGGTCGATGCCTGA
- a CDS encoding gluconate 2-dehydrogenase subunit 3 family protein, with translation MELTRRDAVAALSALGLAATGAGCVVPPGGERVDVRRLRTAMVAAAEVVYPSEVSGTATFVETFLEGRLADRSHAEGIATAVDELDENADVWYGEVFAALSVADRDQVLRNLGADQAEEDPSGMPSERIRYYVVNDLLLALYASPTGGELVGIENPQGHAGGMGSYQRGPDA, from the coding sequence ATGGAACTGACGAGGCGCGACGCGGTCGCCGCGCTGTCGGCGCTCGGCCTCGCAGCGACGGGGGCGGGTTGCGTGGTCCCGCCCGGCGGCGAGCGGGTCGACGTCCGTCGACTCCGGACGGCGATGGTCGCTGCCGCCGAGGTCGTCTACCCGAGCGAGGTCTCCGGGACGGCGACGTTCGTCGAGACCTTTCTGGAGGGGCGGCTGGCGGACCGGTCCCACGCCGAGGGGATCGCGACGGCGGTCGACGAGCTGGACGAGAACGCGGACGTCTGGTACGGCGAGGTGTTCGCGGCGCTGTCGGTCGCCGACCGCGACCAGGTGCTGCGGAACCTGGGGGCCGACCAGGCGGAGGAGGACCCGTCGGGGATGCCGAGCGAGCGGATCCGGTACTACGTCGTCAACGACCTCCTGCTGGCGCTTTACGCCTCGCCGACCGGCGGCGAACTCGTCGGCATCGAGAACCCGCAGGGCCACGCCGGCGGGATGGGAAGCTACCAGCGGGGGCCGGACGCGTGA
- a CDS encoding GMC family oxidoreductase, whose translation MTQERPPAGSAEPAAGDVDRTPVENADVCVIGAGPAGGLVADRLASAGHEVVILEAGSRFDFEDRLARQERAIRPSYDRPDVWDGDPERDAYASTGEWFYPLNHARARGVGGSTLHWQGMVMRLHEDDFNSKSVRGVGADWPIDYRDLRPYYAEAERELGVAGADDNPFAPPRENPHPMPAFPPSYSDSLFAEACDELEIAMHSVPNARNSETYDDRSACVGYGTCQPVCPSGAKYDATVHVERAERAGATVIDRAPVQRLEHGPDAIQAAVYATPGDRTHRQAADAFVVACGGVETPRLLLLSESDHYPDGLANSSGLVGRFFMDHLFAGAGGVLDEPTRQNHVGFLTSECHQFYDEADAERAPFKLEFFNYAGPSPVEMALTGEDWGDELLERLRSEYGTHVGMGGLVEQLPSEDSYVGLDRSTTDDRGNPVPDVHWTVGDRALETIERVNEIQEEILAELGAEITWQVGPDATGPAYHHMGTTRMGSDPAESVVGPDLRTHDLENCWIASSSVFPTGGAMNPTLTIAALALKAADHVHESA comes from the coding sequence GTGACGCAGGAACGACCGCCCGCCGGCTCCGCCGAACCGGCGGCGGGGGACGTCGATCGGACCCCCGTCGAGAACGCCGACGTCTGCGTCATCGGCGCGGGCCCGGCGGGGGGGCTCGTCGCGGATCGACTCGCCTCGGCCGGCCACGAGGTGGTGATCCTCGAAGCGGGGTCGCGGTTCGATTTCGAGGACCGCCTCGCCAGGCAGGAACGGGCGATCCGGCCGTCCTACGACCGGCCGGACGTCTGGGACGGCGATCCCGAGCGGGACGCCTACGCGTCGACCGGCGAGTGGTTCTACCCGCTGAATCACGCCCGCGCCCGCGGCGTCGGCGGTTCGACGCTGCACTGGCAGGGGATGGTGATGCGACTCCACGAGGACGATTTCAACTCGAAGAGCGTCCGCGGCGTCGGCGCGGACTGGCCGATCGACTACCGGGACCTCCGTCCGTACTACGCCGAGGCCGAGCGCGAACTCGGCGTGGCGGGGGCCGACGACAATCCCTTCGCGCCGCCCCGCGAGAACCCGCACCCGATGCCGGCGTTTCCGCCCTCCTACAGCGACTCCCTGTTCGCCGAGGCCTGCGACGAACTCGAGATCGCGATGCACTCGGTGCCCAACGCTCGCAACTCGGAGACCTACGACGATCGGAGCGCCTGCGTCGGCTACGGCACCTGCCAGCCGGTCTGTCCCTCCGGCGCGAAGTACGACGCGACGGTCCACGTCGAGCGCGCCGAGCGGGCTGGCGCGACCGTGATCGACCGCGCGCCGGTCCAGCGCCTGGAACACGGCCCCGACGCGATCCAGGCGGCCGTCTACGCGACGCCCGGCGACCGGACGCACCGGCAGGCGGCCGACGCGTTTGTCGTCGCCTGCGGCGGCGTCGAGACGCCCCGCCTGTTGCTGCTCTCGGAGTCCGATCACTATCCCGACGGACTGGCCAACTCTAGCGGCCTCGTCGGCCGGTTCTTCATGGACCACCTCTTCGCGGGCGCGGGCGGCGTCCTCGACGAACCGACCCGCCAGAACCACGTCGGCTTCCTGACCAGCGAGTGCCACCAGTTCTACGACGAGGCCGACGCCGAGCGGGCCCCGTTCAAGCTCGAGTTCTTCAACTACGCCGGCCCCTCGCCGGTCGAAATGGCGCTGACGGGGGAGGACTGGGGCGACGAGCTCCTCGAGCGGCTCCGCTCGGAGTACGGCACCCACGTCGGGATGGGCGGCCTCGTCGAGCAGCTCCCCAGCGAGGACAGTTACGTCGGCCTCGATCGCTCGACCACCGACGACCGCGGCAATCCGGTCCCCGACGTCCACTGGACGGTCGGCGACCGGGCGCTCGAAACCATCGAGCGCGTCAACGAGATCCAGGAGGAGATCCTCGCAGAACTTGGCGCCGAGATCACCTGGCAGGTCGGCCCCGACGCCACCGGGCCGGCCTACCACCACATGGGGACCACCCGGATGGGTTCGGACCCGGCAGAGAGCGTGGTCGGCCCCGACCTGCGCACCCACGACCTGGAGAACTGCTGGATCGCCTCGAGCAGCGTCTTCCCCACCGGCGGCGCGATGAATCCGACGCTGACGATCGCGGCGCTGGCCCTCAAGGCGGCCGACCACGTCCACGAGTCGGCCTGA
- a CDS encoding dolichyl-phosphate hexose transferase, with protein MGTYNEEAAIGTVIDDVAAVTDGQAEVVCVDGSDDRTPEIARERGATVIEQEPQGYGVAVREAILTPDRPVVVTTDCDDTYPMEQLPEFLDLINDGYDVVSGDRLYHGAEAMPAFNRLGNRAFAAVASVLTGTRVHDTTTGMRAYRREVVESIEWTENTGLSAELLIRPLMRGYDVREHPIEYRERAGETKLDPLKGGAEIARSIVKVSLEERLRELSHRPTR; from the coding sequence ATGGGGACCTACAACGAGGAGGCGGCCATCGGCACCGTCATCGACGACGTCGCGGCGGTCACCGACGGCCAGGCCGAGGTCGTCTGCGTCGACGGCTCAGACGACCGGACGCCGGAGATCGCCCGCGAGCGCGGCGCGACGGTGATCGAACAGGAACCGCAGGGCTACGGCGTCGCCGTCCGGGAGGCCATCCTGACGCCCGACCGCCCGGTCGTCGTCACGACCGACTGCGACGACACCTACCCGATGGAACAACTCCCTGAATTCCTCGACCTGATCAACGACGGCTACGACGTCGTCAGCGGCGACCGCCTCTACCACGGCGCCGAGGCGATGCCGGCGTTCAACCGGCTCGGCAATCGCGCCTTCGCCGCCGTCGCGAGCGTCCTGACGGGCACCCGCGTCCACGACACGACGACGGGGATGCGCGCGTACCGCCGCGAGGTCGTCGAGTCCATCGAGTGGACCGAGAACACCGGCCTCTCGGCCGAACTGTTGATCCGACCGCTCATGCGCGGCTACGACGTTCGCGAACACCCGATCGAGTACCGCGAGCGCGCCGGCGAGACCAAACTCGATCCGCTCAAAGGCGGCGCCGAGATCGCCCGTTCGATCGTCAAGGTCTCGCTCGAAGAGCGACTGCGGGAGCTGTCCCACCGACCGACGCGGTAG